The following are encoded together in the Anopheles nili chromosome 3, idAnoNiliSN_F5_01, whole genome shotgun sequence genome:
- the LOC128726206 gene encoding uncharacterized protein LOC128726206 yields MNLRYQETFCIIFLLCASITLGEDFDFVPETNDDVEPISAEPLKVASYNTETAHLAWKVPVRCLPTESTIQLSLILRSKNWKHVQASLKQRTISKLSEYFLVPQESFIVRDANSNDLHQMVEKALQHGKKPPRSGKSLGCIGFTVGCGDKMSTSAKEMIGNLDAQLVDLRDLTGMDFGWWIIWKKQGVMSARIRRAVEEVEYDYNYDDDEASDDDEGETTETPHAHRHHHGSSEYSTKSVHGSPSHTTTTNKHTNNGEHAEKHHHQSSGRGELASVVLPTPASTTPMPTKRKHNHGLYDQVKERSAKKQAAAHHDRLPVTDVPEQDGRHFTPPDLRESVSQLESTISKTIANNEQLKKDEETLLARKAKHKLIDIERIVETELLLPEIERLQDEVFRDDYVIEDVARVPKFYDVTTEPDGDGKFVPLEPVTLTTKKQPRVTYPSTIGPASKLTTVRPSPSTGNPVSTVKDTRQGHSSLQSNLRSGAAVTSQASTQPPVTTMAPISRTNKSPELSTTTKAPRPAVTPLVSSIDAREDAPARSEATTTIAATSTTLKKVVTTTVPVTTTTIVLSNVEHKSTTTVPTTTSTKPASVPRAVASFSSIDVPLTTTTTTTTEPIPTTTTVAFSSSSSSSSTIPSTSAPISPSASATNTRSANIVASVPFVKGDDEEQASSSTTKSMFEPATERVPAPPSSTTTPTGTQPSFFTTTSSSTTPPSALDPWDSGMDSGEQSVEANQLDDVDAPFGMNPETRTSTAGSSVDSEEDLSQANITPTTFASVPLTTVKQDELLPFAANDRYPFGRPQDEEENSNEDEQEREDEDLETDEEDYFSQGPTTQRSVSIATTPKQNNAVTQMEVEYDNYDDEYDDEEEEQVQEMTTASTLPDPRQLPSSTERAVPTSTEPTTTPSTTTTELTTPSTTTTTTEAPTTPSTTTTTTTTTTTTTTTTEPSTTTSTMPTTELDEPTNLPPIIRNRIPKQAIAAGKVYHYQVPLETFYDNEDGNNLVLELLDARDQPLKHNSWMQFNVDTKEIYGLPLEKDVSHWPYKLRATDSGNLSVTEKVDVMVQQHKSHRSLNHEISLALRLNRKFENNVDWHIELARTISVVLGDATPSNIIVSDIRNSIQDPNLATFVYSNETLPKDRCPEEELDALVALLTEQALNDALNPDITVKSVQGQQIAQCKKPTLPKAKPTQINVRNFAPQTRNQVDQVNATVGHLLVFKVPVDTFYDPEDGNELKLKLLTTERQTLDPRHWLQFDSKNQEFYGVPRTNDIGRKEYLLMAEDREGLTATDALVVDVAPLHKRDYSVLFELTLDIPHEQFNTAQVQRRFIDRLAQVFGDSSTNYIRIHAVRPIHHTGHVQVSFFNTTLGRPHQRCPQEVIEGLRNILLHQDSTIRAKVREILGQEFSLQNVSLVPLDSCHGFDTPHHATSEPEKADPKPISKDDYLLTFVLPTVIILIMLLVAFIIACILYKRRLTGKMELEYINFKPIASSSSHPQGTDEERKSFRSKGIPVIFQDELDEKPEIGNKSPVILKDEKPPLLPPSYSSTNNDGENEDVDEYVPPQPVMLGGRESRGKSPVTPSYRRPPPYVSP; encoded by the exons ATGAATTTACGATATCAGGAAACGTTTTGTATCATATTTTTACTATGCGCCAGTATTACCCTCGGGGAAGACTTCGACTTTGTGCCGGAGACGAACGACGACGTCGAG CCAATATCAGCGGAACCGCTGAAAGTAGCTAGCTACAATACAGAAACAGCTCACCTGGCG TGGAAGGTCCCCGTTCGATGTTTGCCAACGGAGAGCACGATTCAACTTTCCCTGATTCTACGGTCCAAGAACTGGAAGCACGTCCAGGCGAGCCTGAAGCAACGCACAATCAGTAAGCTGTCCGAATATTTTCTGGTACCCCAG GAGTCGTTCATTGTTCGAGATGCAAACAGCAACGACCTGCACCAGATGGTGGAAAAGGCCCTCCAGCACGGCAAGAAACCCCCACGGTCGGGAAAATCGCTCGGATGCATTGGATTTACG GTCGGATGCGGCGATAAGATGTCCACGAGCGCCAAGGAAATGATCGGAAATTTGGACGCACAGCTGGTCGACCTTCGCGACCTCACCGGTATGGACTTTGGATGGTGGATCATCTGGAAGAAGCAGGGTGTGATGAGTGCACGAATTAGGCGTGCGGTGGAAGAGGTCGAATATGACTACAACTACGACGATGATGAAGCATCGGATGACGATGAAGG TGAAACTACTGAGACTCCTCACGCACACCGACATCATCACGGTTCCAGCGAG TATAGTACTAAGAGTGTGCACGGTTCGCCGAGCCACACGACCACCACTAACAAGCATACTAACAATGGCGAGCACGCGgaaaagcaccaccatcaGTCGTCCGGTCGTGGCGAGCTGGCTTCTGTCGTGTTGCCAACACCAGCCTCCACAACTCCAATgccaacgaaacgcaaacacaacCACGGTCTGTACGATCAAGTGAAGGAACGATCAGCGAAAAAGCAAGCCGCCGCACATCACGATCGGCTTCCGGTGACGGATGTTCCCGAACAGGACGGACGCCATTTTACGCCGCCAGATTTGCGCGAAAGCGTCTCCCAGCTTGAGTCGACCATCAGCAAGACGATCGCAAACAACGAGCAGCttaaaaaggacgaagaaacgCTGCTCGCACGCAAAGCGAAACACAAACTCATCGACATCGAGCGCATCGTTGAGACGGAGCTATTGTTGCCCGAAATCGAGCGCTTACAGGACGAAGTGTTTCGGGACGATTACGTGATCGAGGATGTGGCGCGTGTTCCGAAGTTTTATGATGTCACGACGGAACCggatggggatggaaaattcgtCCCACTAGAGCCGGTGACGCTAACGACGAAAAAGCAACCACGTGTGACGTATCCTTCCACCATCGGTCCTGCTTCGAAGCTCACCACCGTAAGGCCTTCTCCTTCAACGGGCAATCCCGTCTCCACCGTCAAGGACACTCGGCAAGGACACTCCTCGCTCCAAAGCAACCTCCGTTCCGGAGCGGCCGTGACATCTCAGGCCAGCACTCAACCGCCCGTCACGACAATGGCGCCAATCAGCAGGACGAATAAAAGCCCAGAGCTTTCAACGACCACAAAAGCGCCCCGTCCGGCCGTAACACCTTTAGTTAGCTCGATTGACGCGCGTGAAGATGCTCCAGCCCGATCGGAAGCAACAACCACGATCGCTGCGACCAGCACAACCCTCAAGAAGGTGGTCACCACTACCGTGCCAgtgaccaccaccaccatcgtccttTCGAACGTTGAGCATAAATCAACGACGACCGTTCCAACGACCACATCAACCAAACCGGCATCCGTGCCCAGGGCTGTAGCTTCCTTTAGCTCGATCGACGTACCACTCACGACAACGACCACCACGACGACAGAGCCCATCCCGACGACCACCACCGTGGCctttagcagcagcagcagcagcagcagtacgatTCCTTCGACTAGCGCTCCGATATCGCCTTCCGCTTCCGCTACTAACACTCGCTCCGCTAACATTGTCGCTTCCGTTCCATTTGTGAAG GGTGATGATGAGGAACAGGCGAGTTCTAGCACCACGAAAAGCATGTTCGAACCTGCCACCGAGCGGGTACCAGCGCCGCCATCATCAACTACAACCCCGACCGGCACCCAGCCATCGTTTTTCACAACGACCTCCTcatcaacaacaccaccatcagcccTCGATCCGTGGGACTCGGGAATGGACTCGGGAGAGCAAAGTGTGGAGGCGAACCAGCTCGATGACGTTGACGCACCGTTTGGGATGAATCCCGAAACACGCACCAGCACGGCTGGAAGTAGCGTAGATAGCGAGGAGGATCTCAGCCAGGCCAACATCACACCAACCACGTTCGCTAGCGTCCCATTGACGACGGTCAAACAGGACGAGCTGCTTCCTTTTGCGGCAAACGATCGCTACCCATTCGGAAGGCCACAGGATGAAGAGGAAAACTCCAACGAAGACGAGCAGGAACGTGAGGACGAAGATCTCGAGACGGACGAGGAGGACTACTTTTCGCAAGGG CCTACAACGCAGCGTTCTGTATCGATCGCTACGACACCGAAGCAGAACAACGCCGTCACGCAGATGGAAGTCGAGTACGACAACTACGACGACGAGTACGATGATGAGGAAGAGGAACAGGTGCAGGAGATGACCACCGCCAGTACGCTGCCCGATCCGCGTCAACTTCCGTCCAGCACGGAACGAGCGGTACCAACATCGACCGAG CCTACTACAACTCCATCAACGACAACAACGGAGCTTACCACACCTAGCACCACAACAACCACGACGGAAGCACCAACTACACCATCAACAACCAcgacaacaaccacaacaacaacgaccacTACCACGACGACTGAACCTTCCACTACGACGTCCACCATGCCAACAACGGAACTGGACGAACCGACGAATCTGCCGCCAATCATCCGGAACCGTATTCCGAAGCAAGCGATCGCCGCCGGAAAGGTGTACCACTATCAGGTACCACTGGAAACCTTCTACGACAACGAGGACGGCAACAATCTGGTTCTGGAGTTGCTAGACGCACGTGATCAACCACTCAAGCACAACTCCTGGATGCAGTTCAACGTGGACACCAAGGAAATTTACGGACT GCCCCTTGAAAAGGACGTCTCACATTGGCCGTACAAGCTGCGTGCCACGGATTCGGGTAACCTCAGCGTCACGGAGAAGGTGGACGTAATGGTACAGCAGCACAAATCCCACCGCAGCTTGAACCACGAGATTAGCTTGGCCCTGCGGTTGAACCGAAAGTTCGAAAACAACGTCGATTGGCACATTGAGCTTGCGCGTACCATCTCGGTCGTGTTGGGTGACGCGACACCTTCGAACATCATCGTGAGCGATATTCGCAACAGCATCCAGGATCCTAACTTGGCTACGTTCGTGTACAGCAACGAAACGCTGCCGAAGGATCGTTGCCCGGAGGAGGAACTGGACGCACTGGTGGCGCTGTTGACGGAGCAAGCACTGAACGATGCCCTCAATCCGGACATTACGGTTAAATCCGTCCAGGGTCAGCAAATCGCACAGTGCAAAAAGCCGACACTCCCGAAGGCGAAACCGACGCAGATTAATGTGCGCAATTTCGCGCCCCAAACACGCAATCAGGTTGATCAGGTTAACGCCACCGTTGGTCATCTGCTCGTGTTTAAAGTACCGGTG GATACGTTCTACGATCCAGAGGATGGAAACGAGCTGAAGCTGAAACTGCTGACGACTGAACGTCAAACGCTTGATCCACGCCACTGGCTGCAGTTTGACTCGAAGAACCAGGAGTTCTACGGTGTTCCACGAACGAACGATATCGGCCGCAAGGAGTATCTGCTG ATGGCGGAAGACCGCGAAGGACTAACGGCAACGGACGCGCTGGTGGTTGATGTTGCTCCACTACACAAGCGCGACTACAGTGTCCTGTTCGAGCTGACGCTGGACATCCCTCACGAGCAGTTTAACACGGCGCAGGTGCAGCGGCGCTTCATCGATCGCCTTGCACAGGTGTTTGGAGATTCCTCCACGAACTACATCCGGATCCACGCCGTCCGCCCGATCCACCACACCGGTCACGTGCAGGTGTCCTTCTTCAACACCACGCTAGGCCGACCGCACCAGCGCTGCCCGCAGGAAGTGATCGAAGGGTTGCGTAACATCCTGCTCCACCAGGACAGCACGATCCGGGCGAAGGTGCGCGAGATCCTCGGCCAGGAGTTTAGCCTGCAAAATGTGAGCCTGGTGCCGCTTGACAGTTGTCACGGGTTTGATACACCGCATCACGCCACCAGCGAACCGGAGAAAGCCGACCCGAAACCGATCTCAAAGGACGACTATCTGCTCACGTTCGTGCTGCCCACGGTGATCATCCTGATTATGTTGCTTGTCGCGTTCATTATCGCGTGCATCCTGTACAAGCGCCGGTTGACCGGCAAGATGGAACTGG AATATATCAATTTCAAACCTATCGCCTCCTCCTCGTCCCATCCACAAGGTACCGACGAAGAGCGAAAGTCGTTCCGCTCCAAGGGCATCCCGGTGATCTTCCAGGACGAGCTGGACGAGAAGCCGGAGATTGGCAACAAGTCGCCGGTGATACTGAAGGACGAAAAGCCACCGCTATTGCCACCATCGtacagcagcaccaacaatgACG GTGAAAACGAGGACGTCGATGAGTACGTGCCACCGCAACCGGTCATGCTCGGAGGACGTGAATCACGCGGAAAGTCCCCGGTTACACCGTCCTACCGACGACCACCGCCGTACGTGTCACCATAG
- the LOC128724456 gene encoding polynucleotide 5'-hydroxyl-kinase NOL9 encodes MVASSAKSSQPSTTHAGDGPSNGYKDETVQAPKDMSPANGNKAPVVQGAKDNLKEPLQTSQANGENGNHSNTDSMQPSNENSPAPESHPRNAQTASKLKNPLKSDSPSDSDDSDYIDQFFDDEPELNVEKRLKPAPNKVKAKVSPPKKNETGWKVENSDCQLKYETESDISDDEPPSMCVAKKRKAPSFVQETTEHQLVALKRKRASPSSDDEASDESYDEFYDESYDESSDESYDSENDLDLLDEDTDDEDWTESDEYDSEFDDFDDEIDGEMHFSINDVVESDDEDYRNYMSGQPYDSEETDDDFTPMKEHVPTLFVPPGAASIYDLNDESIKFDNSLRIIELSADYGAEKDSVKPPEPVADEAAESDGSCPMLVDARPKEAPKIKAHRFFNSLVQRKALGLLRAPIYVIGHVSVQVLFGKVEIMGYQLQQLESKDIYASSGYNAINLSPQPIQAGFSREIFERILTKLKPNYLEADIQLLKETYDPATDVLVFLDATLNAYGSVPAVCNIMPELELFPIPATLNPNAQFHLTEHLLEIAFVVPGPSVPRNVSLFQHNPAWDTMQLEPSTRLMIMGGKGSGKSTLCQYLINRHVKQFGRIVLIDLDIGQPLLHLPETVSVSVLTKPILGVGCFATIEPVKCLLFGSLNVVSSPVVYVQNVRTLLEYCNADPTIAQVPWIVNTMGYVVGFGEELTAVLVRLFQPTDLIQLTLPSGHRKSQNYTNQLTASVINGFKFNILKEEIDHQQTPLQYRFHPMDVMFEQRTSSLLPPKRRNISIMAQLVKILGEEAESFTDVKPHSASLDDLKILITRDEYVPSKKIQQYLLNATLVYLCELLSNGQFDCFGVGIVRAVDLNRTVHLLHALTPEQLAKVNVLSLCNTSLPSHVYLHQSPSIEGTVPYLHIVEPSPPTPDV; translated from the exons ATGGTAGCGAGTAGTGCAAAATCAAGTCAACCCAGCACAACACACGCTGGAGACGGTCCCTCGAATGGGTACAAGGACGAAACTGTTCAAGCTCCAAAAGACATGTCGCCAGCAAACGGTAATAAAGCTCCTGTTGTTCAAGGAGCAAAAGATAACCTCAAAGAACCGTTGCAAACGTCGCAAGCGAacggggaaaatgggaatCACAGTAATACCGATTCAATGCAACCCTCAAATGAAAATTCTCCGGCACCGGAATCTCACCCGCGTAACGCACAAACGGCGTCAAAGTTGAAGAATCCGTTAAAGTCCGATTCCCCTTCGGACAGTGATGATTCGGATTACATTGATCAATTCTTCGACGACGAGCCTGAGCTTAACGTCGAAAAGCGGTTGAAACCCGCACCAAATAAGGTTAAAGCGAAAGTTTCCCCTccaaagaaaaatgaaacaggaTGGAAAGTAGAGAACAGTGACTGTCAACTGAAATACGAAACGGAAAGCGATATTTCCGACGACGAACCACCGTCGATGTGTGTCGCAAAAAAGCGTAAGGCACCATCGTTCGTACAAGAAACAACTGAACACCAACTGGTGGCGTTGAAAAGGAAGCGTGCGAGTCCATCTTCCGACGATGAAGCTTCCGACGAATCCTACGATGAATTCTACGATGAATCCTACGACGAATCCTCCGATGAATCCTACGATAGTGAAAATGATTTGGATTTGCTGGACGAAGACACTGACGATGAGGATTGGACCGAATCGGACGAATATGATTCGGAATTTGACGACTTCGATGACGAGATCGATGGAGAAATGCATTTCTCCATCAACGATGTCGTCGAGAGCGACGATGAAGACTATCGCAATTATATGAGCGGCCAGCCGTACGATAGCGAAGAAACCGATGACGATTTCACACCCATGAAAGAACACGTGCCCACGCTGTTCGTACCACCCGGGGCAGCGTCAATTTACGATCTCAACGACGAGAGCATCAAGTTTGACAACTCGTTGCGGATCATCGAACTATCGGCTGACTATGGTGCCGAGAAGGACTCCGTAAAGCCCCCCGAGCCTGTCGCAGATGAGGCCGCCGAAAGTGATGGCTCGTGTCCGATGCTGGTTGACGCACGTCCTAAAGAGGCCCCTAAAATCAAGGCACATCGGTTCTTCAACTCCCTGGTTCAGCGCAAGGCCCTTGGTTTGCTGCGTGCTCCAATCTACGTGATAGGGCACGTTTCCGTCCAGGTGCTGTTCGGGAAGGTCGAAATTATGGGCTACCAGCTTCAACAGCTGGAATCGAAAGACATCTACGCGTCATCGGGGTACAACGCGATCAACCTATCGCCGCAGCCCATTCAGGCTGGCTTCAGCCGGGAGATATTCGAGCGAATTTTAACCAAGCTGAAGCCAAACTACCTGGAGGCGGACATTCAGCTGCTGAAGGAAACGTACGATCCGGCAACGGACGTGCTAGTGTTCCTCGACGCGACTCTCAACGCGTACGGTTCCGTTCCGGCAGTATGCAACATCATGCCCGAATTAGAGCTATTTCCGATCCCGGCCACATTGAACCCGAACGCGCAGTTCCACCTGACGGAACACCTGCTCGAGATAGCGTTCGTTGTTCCGGGTCCGTCGGTACCGCGAAATGTGTCACTATTCCAGCACAATCCTGCGTGGGACACGATGCAGCTGGAACCGTCCACCCGCCTGATGATCATGGGCGGTAAGGGATCGGGAAAATCAACGCTCTGCCAGTATCTCATCAACCGGCACGTGAAGCAGTTTGGACGGATAGTGCTGATCGATCTCGACATCGGTCAACCGTTGCTTCATCTCCCCGAGACGGTGAGCGTTAGCGTCTTGACGAAACCGATCCTCGGTGTGGGATGTTTTGCGACGATTGAACCGGTAAAGTGTCTGCTTTTTGGCAGCCTAAACGTCGTGTCGTCCCCGGTGGTGTACGTGCAGAATGTGCGCACCCTGCTGGAATATTGTAACGCTGATCCGACAATCGCTCAAGTGCCCTGGATCGTGAATACGATGGGATACGTGGTAGGGTTTGGCGAGGAACTGACGGCTGTGCTCGTGCGGTTGTTTCAACCCACGGATCTCATCCAACTGACGCTGCCGAGCGGTCACAGGAAGTCGCAAAATTACACCAACCAGCTGACGGCCAGCGTAATCAACGGGTTTAAGTTCAACATACTGAAGGAGGAGATCGATCATCAGCAAACGCCACTGCAGTACCGTTTCCATCCGATGGACGTCATGTTCGAGCAGCGCACTTCGTCCCTTTTGCCACCGAAGCGCCGCAACATCTCGATCATGGCGCAGTTGGTGAAGATCCTGGGCGAGGAGGCAGAATCGTTTACCGACGTGAAACCACACAG TGCATCGCTGGATGATCTCAAAATCCTGATTACCCGCGACGAGTACGTCCCGTCGAAGAAAATACAACAGTATCTGCTGAACGCCACCTTGGTGTATCTCTGCGAGTTGCTTAGCAACGGCCAATTCGACTGTTTCGGTGTGG GAATTGTACGTGCGGTGGATCTGAACCGAACCGTCCATCTGCTGCACGCGCTCACACCGGAACAACTCGCGAAGGTGAATGTGCTGTCGCTGTGCAACACGAGCCTGCCAAGCCACGTTTATTTACACCAGAGTCCCAGCATTGAAGGAACGGTGCCGTATCTGCACATCGTGGAACCGTCGCCTCCCACGCCAGACGTGTAG